The following coding sequences lie in one Streptomyces venezuelae genomic window:
- a CDS encoding AzlD domain-containing protein: MNATLACVLALAAGTYVFRLAGPVLHGRVELPARFQELLTVGATVLLVALLATGALTEGQAFAGWARPAGVLAGGVLAWRRAPFAVVVVGAAATTALLRLAGVQ, from the coding sequence ATGAACGCCACGCTCGCCTGCGTCCTCGCCCTGGCCGCGGGAACGTACGTCTTCCGGCTCGCCGGTCCCGTCCTGCACGGGCGCGTGGAACTCCCCGCCCGCTTCCAGGAACTGCTGACCGTCGGCGCCACCGTGCTGCTCGTCGCGCTGCTCGCCACCGGTGCGCTCACCGAGGGGCAGGCCTTCGCGGGGTGGGCGAGGCCCGCCGGGGTGCTGGCCGGCGGGGTGCTCGCCTGGCGCAGGGCGCCGTTCGCCGTGGTCGTGGTGGGCGCGGCGGCGACGACGGCGCTGCTGCGGCTGGCCGGGGTGCAGTAG
- a CDS encoding AzlC family ABC transporter permease yields MRSPHRTDDPSCRTGEGSAGLVRFSDLPPGVLRDIALVWLADAVVGVSFGAIAVGGGLPVWVPVLMSLLVYAGSAQFSAVGVLTAGGGPVAAAATGLLLNSRTAAFSLALADDLGRSWTARLIGAHLVTDETAAFVLAQEGRRQRKAAFWISGVGLFVAWNLSVLAGALAGSALGDTDRFGLDAAFPAVLLALVLPALRGDSAARRASAAGAVVAVVAAPLLPAGVPVLLALLGLLAARRGPRRPRTGRTASSRSAS; encoded by the coding sequence ATGCGTTCGCCACACCGAACAGATGACCCGTCCTGCCGAACGGGCGAGGGGTCCGCCGGCCTCGTCCGCTTCTCCGACCTGCCGCCCGGCGTCCTGCGCGACATCGCCCTCGTCTGGCTCGCCGACGCCGTCGTCGGCGTCTCCTTCGGCGCCATCGCCGTCGGCGGAGGGCTGCCCGTGTGGGTGCCGGTCCTCATGTCGCTGCTCGTGTACGCGGGCTCCGCCCAGTTCAGCGCGGTCGGCGTCCTGACCGCGGGCGGCGGACCCGTGGCCGCCGCCGCGACCGGGCTGCTGCTCAACTCCCGTACGGCCGCGTTCAGTCTCGCACTCGCCGACGACCTCGGCCGGTCCTGGACCGCGCGGCTCATCGGCGCCCACCTCGTCACCGACGAGACCGCCGCGTTCGTCCTCGCCCAGGAGGGCCGCAGGCAGCGCAAGGCGGCGTTCTGGATATCCGGCGTCGGCCTGTTCGTCGCGTGGAACCTCTCCGTGCTCGCGGGCGCCCTCGCCGGGTCCGCTCTCGGCGACACCGACCGGTTCGGGCTCGACGCCGCGTTCCCCGCGGTGCTGCTCGCGCTGGTGCTGCCCGCCCTGCGCGGTGACAGCGCGGCACGGCGGGCCTCGGCCGCCGGCGCGGTCGTCGCGGTGGTCGCCGCGCCGCTGCTGCCCGCGGGCGTGCCCGTACTCCTCGCCCTCCTGGGGCTGCTCGCGGCCCGCCGCGGACCGCGCCGTCCCCGTACGGGCCGTACCGCCTCCTCAAGGAGCGCCTCATGA
- a CDS encoding helix-turn-helix domain-containing protein, with the protein MTDGSEGSRMPREWVAAALRRERTRAGLSLSELAKRAGIAKSTLSQLEAATGNPGIETLWALAVALGVPFSVLVESPAPAVTVIRSGEGPTMHAENSSYAGTLLSAGPTGVRRDIYHGALEPGAPRESDAHIPGSVEHLVISTGRLLAGPRDATVELSPGDYMSYRGDVPHSYEALEPNTTFVMIMQHT; encoded by the coding sequence ATGACCGACGGGTCCGAGGGATCCCGCATGCCGCGCGAGTGGGTGGCAGCGGCGCTGCGCCGTGAGCGCACCAGGGCGGGGCTCTCCCTCTCCGAGCTGGCCAAGCGCGCGGGCATCGCGAAGTCCACGCTGTCCCAGCTGGAGGCGGCCACGGGCAACCCCGGCATCGAGACGCTCTGGGCGCTGGCCGTCGCGCTCGGCGTGCCGTTCAGTGTGCTCGTGGAGTCGCCGGCGCCCGCGGTGACGGTGATCCGCTCGGGCGAGGGTCCGACCATGCACGCGGAGAACTCCTCGTACGCGGGCACGCTGCTCTCGGCGGGCCCGACGGGCGTCCGCCGCGACATCTACCACGGCGCGCTGGAGCCCGGCGCCCCCCGCGAGTCCGACGCGCACATCCCGGGTTCGGTGGAACACCTGGTCATCAGCACGGGCCGCCTCCTGGCGGGCCCCCGCGACGCAACGGTGGAACTGTCCCCCGGCGACTACATGTCGTACCGCGGCGACGTCCCCCACTCCTACGAGGCCCTGGAACCGAACACGACGTTCGTCATGATCATGCAGCACACCTGA
- a CDS encoding cold-shock protein, producing the protein MATGTVKWFNAEKGFGFIAQEGGGPDVFVHYSAINANGFRSLEENQAVSFDVTQGPKGPQAENVTPM; encoded by the coding sequence ATGGCTACCGGAACCGTGAAGTGGTTCAACGCTGAAAAGGGCTTTGGCTTCATTGCCCAGGAAGGCGGCGGCCCGGACGTCTTCGTCCACTACTCCGCGATCAACGCGAACGGCTTCCGCTCCCTCGAGGAGAACCAGGCCGTTTCCTTCGACGTGACGCAGGGTCCGAAGGGCCCGCAGGCGGAGAACGTCACCCCGATGTAA
- a CDS encoding menaquinone biosynthetic enzyme MqnA/MqnD family protein: protein MPRPRVGHIQFLNCMPLYWGLARTGTLLDFELTKDTPEKLSEQLVRGELDIAPVTLVEFLKNADDLVAFPDLAVGCDGPVMSCVIVSQVPLDQLDGARVALGSTSRTSVRLAQLLLAERHGVRPDYYTCPPDLGLMMREADAAVLIGDAALRANLIDGPRLGLDVYDLGEMWKEWTGLPFVFAVWAARRDYATREPEVVRAVHKAFLSSRDLSLEEVGKVAEQAARWESFDAGVLERYFTTLDFRFGGEQLAGVTEFARRVGPTTGFPADVRVALLEP from the coding sequence ATTCCCCGGCCGCGCGTCGGTCACATCCAGTTCCTCAACTGCATGCCCCTGTACTGGGGCCTCGCGCGGACCGGGACCCTCCTCGACTTCGAGCTCACCAAGGACACTCCCGAGAAGCTCAGCGAGCAGCTGGTCAGGGGCGAGCTGGACATCGCGCCGGTCACCCTCGTCGAGTTCCTGAAGAACGCCGACGACCTCGTCGCCTTCCCCGACCTCGCCGTCGGCTGCGACGGCCCCGTCATGTCGTGCGTGATCGTCTCGCAGGTGCCGCTGGACCAGCTGGACGGCGCCCGCGTCGCGCTCGGCTCGACGTCCCGCACCTCCGTGCGGCTCGCGCAGCTGCTCCTCGCCGAGCGGCACGGCGTGCGGCCCGACTACTACACGTGCCCGCCCGACCTGGGGCTGATGATGCGGGAGGCGGACGCCGCCGTCCTCATCGGCGACGCGGCGCTCCGCGCGAACCTCATCGACGGACCGCGCCTCGGCCTGGACGTGTACGACCTCGGGGAGATGTGGAAGGAGTGGACGGGCCTGCCGTTCGTCTTCGCCGTCTGGGCGGCGCGGCGCGACTACGCGACGCGCGAGCCGGAGGTCGTCCGCGCGGTGCACAAGGCGTTCCTCTCCTCCCGTGACCTCTCCCTGGAGGAGGTCGGCAAGGTCGCGGAGCAGGCCGCGCGCTGGGAGTCCTTCGACGCCGGAGTCCTGGAGCGGTACTTCACGACCCTCGACTTCCGCTTCGGCGGCGAGCAGCTGGCGGGCGTGACCGAGTTCGCCCGTCGGGTCGGCCCGACGACGGGCTTTCCCGCGGACGTGCGGGTGGCGCTCCTGGAGCCGTAA
- a CDS encoding protein kinase domain-containing protein yields the protein MHPLEADEPTAIGPYRLLGRLGSGGMGRVYLGRSAGGRTVAVKVVHPHFALDEEFRARFRREVDAARRVGGDWTAPVLDADPDASVPWVATGYAAGPSLTEAVRDGGPLPEHSVRVLGAGLAEALAHVHGLGLVHRDVKPSNVLLTLDGPRLIDFGIARATDGTASLTSTGVSIGSPGYMSPEQILGKGVTGAADVFSLGAVLVYAATGESPFPGDSSAALLYKVVHEEPELGALRGDLRDLAAACLAKDAAARPAPAELARRLAPQGAAPLVAAGWLPGPVVERVSRSAVRLLDLDTGAGAAPAPQDAPSGPVAFNSPSVGGSFGPPDPSYAPAPPPPSVPPSAAPGKFSVSVAATSVPEGANGRGRRVSCTVALAVAGALAAVTVGSVFVLGMLRQDDDYSGAGQPPVSSGKPSAPGDSAASGKVPEAYLGTWRGDADASDGRVPLGTFTVTLRQAKPGGRLGTVLQRDPIGNTCKDVLTLKSVKKKEVVAVGKGAEGNGGQCAQTPHTVHLRLDGKSLVYTSDDPDAGDPRARLSRVE from the coding sequence ATGCATCCGCTCGAAGCCGACGAACCCACCGCGATCGGGCCCTACCGGCTGCTCGGCCGGCTCGGCTCCGGCGGCATGGGCCGGGTCTATCTGGGCCGCAGCGCGGGCGGCCGCACCGTCGCGGTCAAGGTCGTGCACCCGCACTTCGCGCTCGACGAGGAGTTCCGCGCGCGCTTCCGCCGCGAGGTCGACGCGGCCCGGCGGGTCGGCGGCGACTGGACGGCGCCCGTCCTGGACGCGGACCCGGACGCGTCCGTCCCGTGGGTCGCCACGGGGTACGCGGCAGGGCCCTCGCTCACCGAGGCGGTACGGGACGGCGGGCCGCTGCCCGAGCACTCCGTACGCGTCCTCGGCGCGGGCCTCGCCGAGGCGCTGGCACACGTGCACGGCCTGGGACTCGTCCACCGCGACGTGAAGCCGTCGAACGTCCTGCTCACCCTCGACGGCCCCCGCCTCATCGACTTCGGCATCGCACGCGCCACCGACGGCACCGCCTCCCTCACCTCCACCGGCGTCTCCATCGGCTCGCCCGGCTACATGTCGCCCGAGCAGATCCTCGGCAAGGGCGTGACAGGCGCAGCGGACGTCTTCTCGCTGGGAGCGGTCCTGGTGTACGCGGCGACGGGGGAGTCACCCTTCCCCGGCGACTCGTCGGCGGCCCTGCTCTACAAGGTCGTCCACGAGGAGCCCGAACTGGGCGCGCTGCGCGGCGACTTGCGCGACCTCGCGGCCGCCTGCCTGGCCAAGGACGCGGCCGCGCGCCCCGCCCCCGCCGAACTCGCCCGCCGTCTCGCCCCGCAGGGTGCGGCCCCGCTGGTGGCGGCGGGCTGGCTGCCGGGCCCGGTGGTGGAACGGGTGAGCCGGAGCGCGGTGCGGCTCCTCGACCTGGACACGGGGGCGGGGGCGGCGCCCGCTCCGCAGGACGCGCCCTCGGGCCCGGTGGCGTTCAACTCCCCATCGGTGGGCGGTTCGTTCGGCCCCCCGGACCCGTCGTACGCGCCTGCGCCGCCCCCACCCTCCGTGCCCCCCTCCGCCGCGCCCGGCAAGTTCTCCGTCTCCGTGGCCGCGACCTCCGTGCCCGAGGGCGCGAACGGGCGCGGCCGCAGGGTGAGTTGTACGGTCGCGCTCGCCGTGGCCGGAGCGCTGGCGGCCGTCACGGTCGGCTCGGTGTTCGTCCTCGGGATGCTGCGGCAGGACGACGACTATTCGGGAGCCGGTCAGCCGCCGGTGTCGTCCGGCAAGCCGAGCGCCCCGGGGGACTCCGCGGCCTCGGGCAAGGTTCCCGAGGCCTACCTCGGCACCTGGCGCGGCGACGCCGACGCGAGCGACGGGCGGGTCCCCCTCGGCACGTTCACGGTCACCCTGCGCCAGGCGAAGCCGGGGGGCCGGCTCGGCACGGTCCTGCAGCGTGACCCGATCGGCAACACGTGCAAGGACGTCCTCACCCTCAAGTCCGTCAAGAAGAAGGAGGTCGTGGCGGTCGGCAAGGGTGCGGAGGGCAACGGCGGCCAGTGCGCGCAGACACCCCACACGGTCCACCTGCGCCTGGACGGCAAGTCCCTCGTCTACACGTCGGACGACCCCGACGCGGGCGATCCTAGGGCGCGGCTGTCCCGGGTGGAGTGA
- a CDS encoding FtsK/SpoIIIE domain-containing protein: protein MRLTLTVVDPFGGNSADVVLDADPESTVQDIAVELARQVGHSGAQIIPIGHGQQAPGGGAPVIYVDGYAVDPSATVVTSPLREGAVVSLNDPAGCLPGEPSGLVELRVVSGAAAGAVHRLGIGRYDIGSGPASYIRVDDPELPARALTLSVATDGTCQATLHGTPEEKEGVTLDGAPFGVEKEEDEPVEAGPPLEGESKKERKAREKRERQARKEWKERKEARAKLLKGAKGSNGRLDTVAWPLGAQIAVGNTLLELVRYTPPNAALKWSEDGAGLDYNRPPRLRPPERQTAFRLPSPPREFEARPLPWLMALFPLVGAVVAAMIFNRWYYLIMAGLSPIMLFGNYFMDKKHGRKSHAKQVKEYKETKARIERDAQDALVVERIDRRNAVPDPASVLALATGPRTRLWERRRTDGDHLLLRFGTGQLPSEVVLDDPEKDDHRRQVTWKIEDAPVALPLKGLGVIGIAGPDDSATALGRWAVAQTATLHSPMDVQFYVLTEATSKESWDWVRWLPHARPSGGQDINVLIGTDAETVGARIGELTQILDARVKAVEDNKSQGANFSDPDIVVVWDGSRRLRSLPGVVRLLREGPAVHMYALCLDTEERFLPGECQAFVVAEPKTGTGTGADPNAYARGGAPQSAPHGPAMPQHAPGGFPSFQAWHTTAPDPQQTGGPRELRLRVEMSGAERLLDVRPDFVTPAWCLRLARSVSPLRDISGETEDSALPASSRLLDVLQLEPPTAGAITARWQAGGQSTMAVIGESYDGPFGIDMRKDGPHGLIAGTTGSGKSELLQTIVAALAVANTPENMTFVLVDYKGGSAFKDCVKLPHTVGMVTDLDAHLVERALESLGAELKRREHILADADAKDIEDYQDLVRRDPSHAPVPRLLIVIDEFASMVRDLPDFVTGLVNIAQRGRSLGIHLLLATQRPSGVVSPEIRANTNLRIALRVTDGGESSDVIDSPEAGHISKNTPGRAYVRLGHASLVPFQSGRVGGRRPGAADPALLAPWVDSLDWAALGRAALVKPKAQAREEEEITDLKVLVDEVIEANRILGIPAQHSPWLPALGETLLLDEIPAPAPRTAPGALTPAPYGIEDLPADQARRPVVVDFAHFGHLMIGGAPRSGRSQVLRTIAGSLARTHSSADVHLYGIDCGNGALNALTRLPHCGAVVGRNQTERVVRLINRLKGELTRRQDLLADKGYADIGEQRADAAEDERLPHIVVLLDRWEGWLPTLGEIDHGSLTDEITTMMREGASVGLHMVLTGDRQLLVGRISSLTEDKYGLRLADRSDFSMLGIPARKVPEEIAPGRAFRNESGTETQFALLSEDSTGQGQAAAISAIGERAAARDADVPRHRRPFRVDTLPSRITFEEAWELRDPDASRSRLWALVGIGGDEVMGHGPDLAEGVPAFVIAGPAKSGRSTVLMNMARSFRTQGVRLIVAAPRQSPLRALEGTEGVLKVFTGDDIDEDEFEELIDEADASTDDPVVVLIDDAEILEDADAASHFKRIIQRGTDLGLAMVIAGDEEDVCSGFSGWQVDAKKGRRGILLSPQDSSSGELIGLRISRSMVGGPVAPGKGMLHLGTGEIATVTTPL, encoded by the coding sequence GTGCGCCTGACTCTGACCGTCGTCGATCCGTTCGGCGGGAACTCCGCCGACGTGGTTCTCGACGCCGATCCCGAGTCCACCGTGCAGGACATCGCGGTGGAACTGGCCCGGCAGGTCGGCCACAGCGGTGCGCAGATCATTCCGATCGGGCACGGGCAGCAGGCGCCCGGCGGTGGCGCGCCGGTCATCTACGTGGACGGGTACGCCGTCGACCCCTCCGCCACCGTCGTCACCTCGCCGCTGCGCGAAGGTGCCGTCGTCAGTCTCAACGATCCCGCCGGGTGCCTGCCCGGCGAGCCGTCCGGGCTCGTCGAGCTGCGCGTCGTGAGCGGGGCGGCCGCCGGCGCCGTGCACCGGCTCGGGATCGGGCGGTACGACATCGGCAGCGGGCCCGCCTCGTACATCCGTGTCGACGATCCGGAGCTGCCCGCCCGCGCCCTGACGTTGTCAGTCGCAACCGACGGCACCTGCCAGGCCACCCTCCACGGAACCCCCGAGGAGAAGGAGGGGGTCACTCTCGACGGTGCGCCCTTCGGGGTGGAGAAGGAGGAGGACGAGCCGGTCGAGGCCGGGCCGCCCCTCGAAGGCGAGTCCAAGAAGGAGCGCAAGGCACGGGAGAAGCGGGAGCGGCAGGCGCGCAAGGAGTGGAAGGAGCGCAAGGAGGCTCGGGCGAAGCTGCTCAAGGGGGCGAAGGGGAGCAACGGGCGGCTCGATACCGTTGCTTGGCCGCTCGGGGCTCAGATCGCGGTGGGCAATACGCTGCTTGAGCTCGTCCGCTATACGCCTCCCAACGCCGCCCTCAAGTGGTCCGAGGACGGTGCCGGGCTCGACTACAACCGGCCTCCGCGGCTGCGGCCGCCCGAGCGGCAGACCGCCTTTCGGCTGCCCAGTCCGCCCCGTGAGTTCGAGGCGCGGCCGCTGCCGTGGCTGATGGCACTGTTTCCGCTGGTCGGTGCCGTCGTCGCAGCGATGATCTTCAATCGCTGGTACTACCTGATCATGGCGGGGCTCAGTCCCATCATGCTGTTCGGCAACTACTTCATGGACAAGAAGCACGGGCGCAAGTCCCATGCCAAGCAGGTCAAGGAGTACAAGGAGACCAAGGCTCGGATCGAGCGGGACGCGCAGGACGCGCTGGTGGTCGAGCGGATCGACCGGCGTAACGCCGTGCCCGATCCCGCCTCCGTGCTCGCCCTCGCCACCGGGCCCCGTACGCGGTTGTGGGAGCGACGGCGGACCGACGGTGACCATCTGCTGCTGCGCTTCGGGACCGGGCAGCTGCCCTCCGAGGTCGTCCTCGACGACCCGGAGAAGGACGACCACCGGCGGCAGGTGACGTGGAAGATCGAGGACGCGCCCGTCGCGCTGCCGCTGAAGGGGCTCGGTGTCATCGGCATCGCGGGGCCCGACGACTCCGCCACCGCGCTCGGGCGCTGGGCCGTCGCGCAGACCGCGACCCTGCACAGCCCCATGGACGTGCAGTTCTACGTGCTGACCGAGGCCACGTCCAAGGAGAGCTGGGACTGGGTGCGGTGGCTGCCGCACGCCCGGCCCTCCGGCGGCCAGGACATCAACGTACTCATCGGGACGGACGCCGAGACCGTCGGCGCCCGCATAGGTGAGCTGACCCAGATCCTCGACGCGAGGGTCAAGGCCGTCGAGGACAACAAGAGCCAAGGGGCCAACTTCTCCGATCCCGACATCGTCGTGGTGTGGGACGGGTCGCGGCGGCTGCGGTCGCTGCCCGGTGTGGTGCGGCTGCTGCGCGAGGGGCCCGCCGTGCACATGTACGCGCTCTGCCTCGACACCGAAGAACGGTTCCTGCCCGGTGAGTGCCAGGCCTTCGTGGTCGCCGAGCCGAAGACGGGGACGGGGACGGGGGCGGACCCGAACGCGTATGCGCGCGGCGGGGCGCCGCAGAGCGCGCCCCACGGGCCCGCCATGCCCCAGCACGCCCCCGGTGGCTTCCCCTCCTTCCAGGCCTGGCACACCACCGCGCCCGACCCGCAGCAGACCGGCGGCCCGCGCGAGCTGCGGCTGCGCGTCGAGATGAGCGGCGCCGAGCGGCTCCTCGACGTACGGCCCGACTTCGTGACGCCCGCCTGGTGCCTGCGCCTCGCCCGCTCCGTGTCGCCGCTGCGCGACATCAGCGGCGAGACCGAGGACTCCGCGCTGCCCGCGTCCAGCCGGCTGCTCGACGTACTGCAGCTGGAGCCGCCGACGGCGGGGGCGATCACGGCGCGGTGGCAGGCGGGCGGGCAGTCGACGATGGCTGTCATCGGTGAGTCGTACGACGGGCCCTTCGGCATCGACATGCGCAAGGACGGACCGCACGGCCTCATCGCCGGTACCACCGGTTCCGGTAAGTCGGAGCTGCTGCAGACCATCGTGGCCGCGCTCGCCGTCGCCAATACGCCCGAGAACATGACCTTCGTCCTCGTCGACTACAAGGGCGGGTCGGCGTTCAAGGACTGTGTGAAGCTGCCGCACACCGTCGGCATGGTCACCGACCTCGACGCGCACCTCGTGGAGAGGGCACTCGAATCGCTCGGCGCCGAACTGAAGCGGCGTGAGCACATCCTCGCCGACGCCGACGCCAAGGACATCGAGGACTACCAGGACCTCGTGCGGCGCGACCCGTCGCACGCGCCCGTGCCGCGACTCCTCATCGTCATCGACGAGTTCGCCTCCATGGTGCGCGACCTGCCCGACTTCGTGACGGGTCTGGTCAACATCGCTCAGCGTGGTCGTTCGCTGGGCATTCACCTGCTCCTCGCCACGCAGCGGCCCTCCGGTGTCGTGTCGCCCGAGATCCGCGCCAACACCAACCTCCGCATCGCGCTGCGCGTGACGGACGGCGGCGAGTCCAGCGACGTCATCGACTCCCCCGAGGCCGGGCACATCTCCAAGAACACCCCGGGACGGGCGTACGTGCGTCTCGGGCACGCCTCGCTGGTGCCCTTCCAGTCGGGCCGCGTCGGTGGCCGCCGCCCCGGCGCCGCCGATCCGGCGCTGCTCGCGCCCTGGGTCGACTCGCTGGACTGGGCGGCCCTCGGCCGCGCCGCGCTCGTGAAGCCGAAGGCGCAGGCCCGCGAGGAGGAGGAGATCACCGACCTGAAGGTCCTCGTCGACGAGGTCATCGAGGCCAACAGGATCCTCGGCATCCCCGCCCAGCACAGCCCGTGGCTGCCCGCGCTCGGCGAGACCCTGCTGCTCGACGAGATCCCCGCCCCGGCGCCCCGCACGGCCCCCGGCGCGCTCACGCCCGCCCCGTACGGCATCGAGGACCTCCCCGCCGACCAGGCGCGCCGCCCCGTCGTCGTGGACTTCGCGCACTTCGGCCACCTGATGATCGGCGGCGCCCCGCGCTCCGGCCGCTCGCAGGTCCTGCGGACCATCGCGGGCTCCCTCGCCCGCACCCACTCCAGCGCCGACGTGCACCTCTACGGCATCGACTGCGGCAACGGCGCGCTCAACGCGCTGACCCGGCTGCCGCACTGCGGCGCCGTCGTCGGCCGCAACCAGACCGAGCGTGTCGTACGCCTCATCAACCGCCTCAAGGGCGAACTCACGCGCCGCCAGGACCTGTTGGCCGACAAGGGGTACGCGGACATCGGCGAGCAGCGGGCCGACGCCGCCGAGGACGAGCGGCTGCCGCACATCGTCGTGCTCCTCGACCGCTGGGAGGGCTGGCTGCCCACGCTCGGCGAGATCGACCACGGCTCGCTCACCGACGAGATCACGACGATGATGCGGGAGGGCGCGAGCGTCGGCCTGCACATGGTGCTGACGGGTGACCGCCAGCTCCTGGTCGGCCGCATCTCCTCCCTCACCGAGGACAAGTACGGCCTGCGCCTCGCCGACCGCTCCGACTTCTCCATGCTCGGCATCCCGGCCCGCAAGGTCCCCGAGGAGATCGCGCCGGGCCGCGCCTTCAGGAACGAGAGCGGCACGGAGACGCAGTTCGCGCTGCTCTCCGAGGACTCCACGGGTCAGGGTCAGGCCGCGGCGATCTCCGCGATCGGCGAGCGGGCCGCGGCCCGCGACGCGGACGTGCCGCGCCACCGCCGTCCGTTCCGCGTCGACACGCTGCCGAGCCGTATCACCTTCGAGGAGGCGTGGGAGCTGCGCGACCCGGACGCCTCGCGCTCCAGGCTGTGGGCGCTGGTGGGCATCGGCGGCGACGAGGTCATGGGCCATGGGCCCGACCTGGCGGAGGGCGTGCCCGCGTTCGTCATCGCGGGCCCGGCCAAGTCGGGACGGTCGACGGTCCTGATGAACATGGCGCGTTCGTTCCGTACGCAGGGTGTACGTCTCATCGTCGCCGCCCCGCGCCAGTCGCCGCTGCGTGCGCTGGAAGGCACGGAGGGCGTCCTGAAGGTGTTCACCGGGGACGACATCGACGAGGACGAGTTCGAGGAGCTCATCGACGAGGCGGACGCGTCGACGGACGACCCGGTCGTCGTCCTCATCGACGACGCCGAGATCCTCGAGGACGCGGACGCGGCGAGCCACTTCAAGCGGATCATCCAGCGCGGCACCGACCTGGGCCTCGCGATGGTCATCGCCGGCGACGAGGAGGACGTCTGCAGCGGGTTCTCCGGGTGGCAGGTCGACGCGAAGAAGGGGCGGCGCGGCATTCTGCTCTCGCCGCAGGACAGCTCCAGCGGCGAGCTCATCGGGCTGCGGATCTCGCGGAGCATGGTCGGCGGCCCGGTGGCGCCGGGCAAGGGCATGCTGCACCTCGGCACGGGCGAGATCGCCACGGTGACGACTCCGCTGTAG
- a CDS encoding WXG100 family type VII secretion target: protein MAKDLDVTYQDMRDAAKHVVKEKDKLNEKLDGLKKYIKHLVETGFVTKSASKAFDENFDEFVEGAKKTIDGLDGMGDYLTNAADKYEQIDDELGKAARK, encoded by the coding sequence ATGGCCAAGGACCTTGATGTCACATATCAGGACATGCGAGACGCGGCCAAGCATGTGGTCAAGGAGAAGGACAAGCTCAACGAGAAGCTGGACGGCCTGAAGAAGTACATCAAGCACCTCGTCGAGACGGGCTTCGTCACGAAGAGCGCGTCGAAGGCGTTCGACGAGAACTTCGACGAATTCGTCGAGGGCGCGAAGAAGACGATCGACGGCCTCGACGGCATGGGCGACTACCTGACCAACGCCGCGGACAAGTACGAGCAGATCGACGACGAGCTGGGCAAGGCTGCGCGCAAGTAA
- a CDS encoding type VII secretion target, whose product MSERTRADLDVIRECSESLFRIHREFKSNSNPADGYDNALGSEKLRDIFDDFSETWKKTRKKLMKDIEQLAKFTDTAADTYEKVDHELAEALRKARKDAKKGKK is encoded by the coding sequence ATGAGCGAAAGAACGAGAGCCGATCTGGACGTCATCAGGGAGTGCTCAGAGTCACTTTTCCGGATCCACCGCGAATTCAAGAGCAACAGCAATCCCGCGGACGGATACGACAATGCCCTGGGCAGCGAGAAACTCCGCGATATTTTTGATGATTTTTCGGAGACTTGGAAGAAGACGCGCAAGAAACTGATGAAGGACATCGAGCAGCTGGCCAAGTTCACCGATACCGCAGCCGATACGTACGAGAAAGTGGACCACGAACTGGCCGAGGCCCTTCGCAAGGCCCGCAAGGACGCCAAGAAGGGGAAGAAGTGA